In one window of Lampris incognitus isolate fLamInc1 chromosome 3, fLamInc1.hap2, whole genome shotgun sequence DNA:
- the LOC130109557 gene encoding regulator of G-protein signaling 8-like, whose translation MKTRLGCLSNKSDSYSDFSEFLPPAQETAARCLKVSTDEVVRWSESFDLLLYHKYGLAAFRAFLKTEFSDENIEFWMACEEYKKIKSSAKLVSKANKIYREFIDVQAPREVNIDCRTRERTKQSLEDPTPASLNEIQAKVHSLMEKDSYPRFLRSKMYQDILNRTQAHNQRRSV comes from the exons ATGAAAACTCGACTCGGCTGCCTGTCCAACAAGTCTGACTCCTACAGCGACTTCTCCGAGTTCCTGCCTCCTGCCCAGGAAACCGCAGCCAGGTGTCTAAA AGTGTCGACAGATGAGGTTGTGCGATGGTCGGAGTCTTTTGATCTGCTTCTCTATCATAAAT ATGGCCTGGCTGCCTTCCGGGCCTTCCTCAAGACAGAGTTCAGCGATGAGAACATTGAGTTCTGGATGGCCTGCGAGGAGTACAAAAAAATCAAGAGCTCGGCTAAGCTTGTGTCCAAAGCCAACAAGATCTACAGGGAGTTCATTGATGTTCAGGCACCCAGAGAG GTAAATATTGACTGCCGTACCAGGGAGAGGACCAAGCAGAGCCTGGAGGACCCCACCCCGGCCAGCCTCAACGAGATTCAGGCCAAGGTCCATAGCCTCATGGAGAAAGACTCCTACCCAAGATTCCTCAGGTCCAAGATGTACCAGGACATTCTCAACAGGACACAAGCACACAACCAACGGAGGTCCGTCTGA